One Pirellulales bacterium genomic window, TCAAAGAGGGAAACTGGGATGGGCATCAAAGTGGTGATCGTCGACGATCACGAAGTCGTGCGGACGGGAATCGTCAGCCTGTTCGAGGACACGGAAGTGAAAGTCGTCGGACAGGCCGCCAACGGTTCCGAAGCGCTGCAGGTCGTCAAGTCGAAGAAGCCCGACCTGGTGCTGCTCGACATCCGCATGCCCGACGGCGACGGGCTGACGGCCTTGGAGGAGCTGCGGCAGGCCGCGCCGAATTGCCGGGTGGTGATACTCTCGACCTATGACAATCCGACCTACATCGCGCGGGCCAACGCCATGGGCGCCAGCGATTACCTGCTGAAAGGCTCGAGCCGCGATCAGCTCTTGAACGCGATTCGTGCCGTGGCCGCCGGCGACGCTCCGTCGGCCTTCGGCGAAATGCGCCGCGTGGCGGGGGCCATGGCCACGCGTCAGAAGAACGACGCCGAGCCGACGCTCACCCAACGCGAGACGCAGGTGCTGCGCCATCTGGCGCTCGGTCTGAGCAACAAGGAGATCGGCCGTTCTCTTTCGATCAGCATCGAGACGGT contains:
- a CDS encoding response regulator transcription factor, whose amino-acid sequence is MGIKVVIVDDHEVVRTGIVSLFEDTEVKVVGQAANGSEALQVVKSKKPDLVLLDIRMPDGDGLTALEELRQAAPNCRVVILSTYDNPTYIARANAMGASDYLLKGSSRDQLLNAIRAVAAGDAPSAFGEMRRVAGAMATRQKNDAEPTLTQRETQVLRHLALGLSNKEIGRSLSISIETVKEHVQHLLRKIDATDRTQAAVWAVKKKLV